GAAACCCATATATGTTACAGCTCACTTAGAAGGTGTGCCCTTCAAAAGAATTCTAATTGATGGAGGAGCAGCTGTTAATGTGTTACTGGCCAAGCAGATGAAAAAAATGGGAAGAGGCACGGAGGATCTCATTCCCACAGACCTCACAGTCTCTAGCTTCTCAGGCGCTATCACTAagactcatgggatattgcctCTAGAAGTAGATTTGGGATCTAAAAAGATAatgctggcattctttgtggtggactgcACTTCCACTTATGGGGCCTTACtcggaagagattggatccaccaaagtTTGGCCATACCCTATactcttcatcaacaagtggctgttTATCATGAAGCGGGCATAGAAGgaccaggcttttgggagatggtagaggccgaatcacgacCATTTCTCCCCACAGCTAATATTGTggaagcaagtttctacaacCCCAATGTAGGAATCTTGAAGTGTTCAGGAGCTGACGAGAACGACCGCCCTActaaggtgacggcccaaaagcttttggaacaaggaatgctccttactaGAGAGGAGTGGGATATACCTTGTATCCTCCCAAATcccctacaccatcaatgacTGAACAAAAGAAGAGAGATCAGGTAATGGAagtcagatccctgattaaaagactgttggtgtatgggaagGGAAGAAGGCAAGAAAGGGAGCTCTTGGACAAGGAAGAACAGGAATGGCAGGTGGGAACTTCAACCAGCCAGCATGAAAGTAAGGAGGAATCTTGCAGAGAAGAACTGGATagggccattcaaatggccgagtGCATATATGATCTAGACGGGCCAGATGACTTGCCCGAGAGCCCGGAGCTGGTCGAATTTTTGTGTACATAACCGGATAAGCCACCACCAGAAGTCCAGGATCCTCTGGAAGTTATTAATTTAGGAACAGAGGAGGATCCGAGACCAATACAGATCAGTGGTGTATTGGGGGTTGATGATCGGGCAAGGATTGTTTGCCTTTTACAAGAATTCAAagactgttttgcttggcattatatCGAGATGCTAGGGTTAGATCcaaccttggtggaacatagaatgcccatcaaggagggatataaacctgtCAAGCAAGCACCACGGAGGATGTCAAAGAagatagaagaaaaggtcaaagaagagattgaaaggCTAGTGAAAGCTAGCTTTATCAGACCAGCCAAATATAtggagtggttggccaacatcgtacccgttttaaaagctgTAACAAAAGCGGTACGATGTTGTGtggattacagaaatattaatggcgctacaccaaaggatgagtatcccatgcccatgaccgatttatccatagatgcagtagcaaaacataaagtcctatcttttatggatgggaatgccgggtataatcagataaagatggctccaaaagatatacataaaacagcttttaggtgtcccggtcatgtgggggcatatgaatatctggtcatgTCATTCGGGCTCAAGAACGCTGGTGCAACTTACCAGAtggcaatgaatgccatctttcatgatCTAATTGGCCAGAGCATGGAGGTATACATCGATGACATAGTGGTAAAGTCCAAGACAGAAGGATAGCATCTGGAAGATCTCAGACAGACATTAGCAAGGATGAGGatccacaaattgaagatgaatccaaagaagtgtgcgtttggagtaagagcgggcaacttcttgggattcctggtgcatcaaagaggtgtagaagTGGATAAGAACAAATCTCGGGAAATAATGGAGTCACCTTCACCCACCAACAAGGTACAACTCTAGAGGTTACTGGGCAAAATTAACTTTTTGAggagattcattgctaatttagTAGGTAAGATCCAGCCGCTGTCTCCTTTACTAAGGTTGAAAGATAAAGAGAAATTTGAATGGGGACCACCGCACCAACAGGCCTTTGACAGCATCAAGGCCTATTTAACTTCTCCACCAGTGTTGgtgccacctcaaaggggaaacCCCTTGAAGCTGTATATTTCTGCCTCTGAAAAGTCAATCGGGAGTTTGctagcccaaaataatgaaggcgggaaggagcaggcagtgtactacctcagtagaattttgaccgaggtagaaacaaggTATTCCCCGGTAGAGAGATTATGCTTGGCTTTATATTTCATTGCCAGTAAattaaggcattacatgttaccttgtcacgtgcacatcatcgccaagacatatgtgataaagtacatgttgGCAAAGCCAATGCTCACAGGAAGGATTGGGAAATGGATTCTAGCTTTATCGGAATTCAGTTTTCAGTACGTACCCCAAAGGGCAGTCAAAGGTCAAGCAATTGCCGACTTCCTAATCGAGCATCAATAATCTCCAAGTGAGGTGATCAATATCCCGGGAAGCTTAGAGGTTACTAGCATTTGGATCCCACCGAGAAAAGATATTTCGGGCAAAGAAGACTGGGTCCAGCAAGAGATAAGAAGAGTAGCTGGTCTCTGGATCACTCATTGGAAGTTGTATTTCGATGGATCCCACACTCAGAAGGCTTCAGGAGCGGGAATTGTAATTGTAAACCCTCAGGgagtttatcattattattcatttctcTTGGACTACCAAGGGAATACTAataatcgggcagagtatgagACCTTAATTATTGGTctggaaatcttgatggatTTGGGGGCAGTAGAGGTAGAGGTCTTTGGGGATTCAGAGTTGGTAATAAACCAGTTAAATGGGgagttcaagtgcagacatattACCATggcggggtattacttggcagctaCGCAATTATTGAATTTCTGGGATTCTGAGATATCGGTCAATCATGTTCCCAGGGAATCCAATTTAGCGGCCAACGAGATGGCACAACTAGCCTCAGGAGTGCCAATACAGGAGAGGAAATATGGGGTAGATGTCGAGATCCAAAGGAGAAACCTTCCTTCCATCTTAAAAAGGGGATTCAGTCTAGATATAATGGTGCTAGAGGCCGAGATAGAAGATTGGAGGTCACCTatcattcatcatttgaaggATCCTTCCTCGCCTACAAGCAAGAATGATAgacagcaagcaaccaagtatgtcttatgggcgaaGAACTTACTAAGAAAAACTCCAGATGGGTTACTATTGAAATGCTTGGGCCAAGAAGAATCCATGAGggtaatggccgaagtacatgaaggagtatgtggagcacatcaggctggaacgaagatgagatggttgcttaggaggtatggttatttctggcccgacatggaaaaagattgcaagtctTATGCCCGAGGTTGTGAAGAATGTCAGAGGCACGAACCTCTCCAGCATGTGCCCTTGGTACCTTTAAATccagtggtcaagccttggcccttcagAGGGTAGgcgatggacttcatcgggcaaatCTATCCAGCTTCTAGCAAAGGGCATACCTTCATAATTGTAGCAACagattacttcaccaagtgggtggaagcatcagcagtaaaatccataacttcagCCACAGTCAAGAATTTTATCGAGATCAAGATTCTGCACAGATATGGGGTGCCCGAAACCATAGTAACGGAtcgtgggccatcttttatttcaaaaaaagttgaggaattcgcaagtaagtacaaaataaagatgatccagtccaTTCCGTACTACCCAcaatcaaggaagaaaatatcggtaatatcggaaatattggtagtccgaaaacacggaaatatcgatggaaaaatcgggataatatcgatatcgataaaaattacatggaaaccacggaaattgtaagaaaaacttggaaatttttaatgaaactttgcaggatggttatttagtcaattatctattagtttatcacaaaaaattggaaggaaatgcattgcatgatggatttaactgatttaagttgattatatagcgagctggcaaatttTTCACTCTttaaggttcaaatttttcactctttcctgaaattatatattttcactTTTTCCCTGAAATTGAGTCCTTTATCCTAATCTAATCTGGACCCTcagattaatttatattttcactctttccctgaaattatataaattgtaCAATTGAGTCTTTTATCCTAATCTAATCTGGACCCTCCATCTTGATTCTCACTCTCTGTcacgctgccacgtggcagaccaCTAACCCtcaccctatctctctctcttttttcccGAGTCCCTCTCGGACCCCTCACCtcaccctatctctctctctcttttcccgagTCCTTCTcggacccctcactctctctcagttctcaactctatctctctctcgaaCTCTCATTCTCTCACCCCATTTTCTCCGGCGCCGACTCTGGCTTCGGCTGGAGTCGGTTGCCCTTTCCCCCTTCCTCCTcctgtttttctcttgtttttccCTTCTTGGTCTGTTCCTctgtcttttcttctttctcttcttcttctgtttttctttttgctttctcctctattttttcttttcccctGCATCTTTTCCCGATCCAGCCATGTCCTCTACCCACCCCCAGCGGCGATCATCCTCCTTCATCTTTCAGATCCGGCATGCAGCTGCTTTCAAACCGCGTTTTGCTGCGGTATTTCGAGAGGGTGCGTTGAGATCCGGCATGCAGCTGCTTTCAAACCCAGTCGTCGACACCACTCCATAACCGTCTTCTAAACCACCTTGTCCAATGGAGAAGCCGTATCGTTAGTCCCAGTCGTCGAGTCGTAACTGTCGTGTCATAGCAAATCAACGGTTGTGGAGAAACTGAGCGGAGGCAGCGGACACCGGACGATGGATCGGAATTCATCGTAGTCGTCGGTGAGGAGCACGACGTTGTCCCAGCCGTCTTGGATTCGTGAGGAAGACGACGTTCCCAGGCTcctacttctcttcttctcggtttgtaatttaatttttgtacagatttcgaattttctgcatgtaatttcatttttgtactgaattcgattttagggatttaggaattagggattcagttcatttgctttgaattcgaatttggggatttagggattcGATTAATTTGCTCCAGCGTTCTTCTCCGATTTGAACAGTTTCAAAATATCGCGATTGTTtcaaaaatatcgcgatattatcgataatatcacgatattttgcCGAAAACaatttggatagttaaaaaaatatcggaaccccaaaaaaacgataatatcggcgaaatatcgccgatattatcgatattttcttcacTGCCCACAATCAAATGGCCAGGCAGAAGCCAGCAACAAGATCCTGGTCAACATTATCAAAAGGATGGTGATTGATAGCTCAGAAAAATGGCATGAAAATATATGGaacactttgtgggcatacagaaCTTCTAAGAAAGCAGGAACAGggacaactccttatgctttaactttcgggcaagatgcagtaCTCTCCGTGGAAATCAATATGAGTTCTTtaagaattcaaaatcaatttggaTTGCATAGTGAAGAGTATgtcgaagccatgtgtcaaggaattgaagacttggatgccgcccgaattgaagctttgaaccagattcaagaaggaaagcgagccgttgcccgagcttataacaaaaaggtgaagatgaaatccttCAAGGAGGGAGATTTAGTATGGAAGACAGTCATCCCTCTAGGAGCTCAGCTCAGGGGCTTTGGaaaatggagcccgacatgggaaggtcctttcattATTAATCGCGTTTTGGATAAAGAGGGATACTACTTGGCGGACCTTGAGGGAAACAGGCATaaacatcccattaatgttaGATTCTTAAAGAAATGTTGTCCTACGTTGTGGGATGTCAGAGACTGTTATATCGAAGAAGATGCGAGGTAAAGCAAGCTTCAGGATATCAATGTGCAGTGTATATTTATCAATCATTCAAGAAGATGGAAAGACAAGAGTTGCTGAGATAATATATAtttcatttcgacaaattgatgaaatttacaAAAGGTTCTAAGCCAACGCATTACAGTCAATTCTCTTTCTGGATGCAATGGGATCTTCAGCTGATTTTCCGATGTCTTCATGGATGGAACCCGATTAGAtgatcgggttgtgcggccaacATGGGCCTGGTAGAGGATCCTCAGACAGGACCATCGCCGTAGGTGATGGTCAAGCCCGATTTATCACCGTAACAAGCGGGAAGACGAGTCTGCGAGAGGAAACCGTttgaccaagggtgttggagatagtgGGGTGTtcgaccaagggtgttggagatagcagTCTTTTGATGAAAGCCCTTTTTTCTCACGAAAATAGAGTTTTAGGAAACCCCACTCAACGCCTAAGGAACCCATTGCTCAGTTTCTGAAACGCTCGAAGATGATGGAGGAGAAGGCTGAAGAGGATTTGATGGCTTGACAGAAGAGATTTCGAGCCAGAATTTATAGAGCCCCAGGGGATAGTTCAAAGGTCGTGAGAAGAGCAAGGGGCACGGGGTTGCCTTCATCTTGTCTAGAAAACACGAAGTTCCAAAAGATTGAGATACACGCATGCGGATATTCAATCAATGATGACACCTGGGATTCCAACCTTAGcattaa
This region of Malus domestica chromosome 07, GDT2T_hap1 genomic DNA includes:
- the LOC139197654 gene encoding uncharacterized protein, producing the protein MAPKDIHKTAFRCPGHVGAYEYLVMSFGLKNAGATYQMAMNAIFHDLIGQSMEAFDSIKAYLTSPPVLVPPQRGNPLKLYISASEKSIGSLLAQNNEGGKEQAVYYLSRILTEVETSEVINIPGSLEVTSIWIPPRKDISGKEDWVQQEIRRVAGLWITHWKLYFDGSHTQKASGAGIVIVNPQGVYHYYSFLLDYQGNTNNRAEYETLIIGLEILMDLGAVEVEVFGDSELVINQLNGEFKCRHITMAGYYLAATQLLNFWDSEISVNHVPRESNLAANEMAQLASGVPIQERKYGVDVEIQRRNLPSILKRGFSLDIMVLEAEIEDWRSPIIHHLKDPSSPTSKNDRQQATKYVLWAKNLLRKTPDGLLLKCLGQEESMRVMAEVHEGVCGAHQAGTKMRWLLRRYGYFWPDMEKDCKSYARGCEECQRHEPLQHVPLVPLNPVVKPWPFRG